GGGACGACACAAAATGTATTGGCTACCAttacatttgatttgaaattttcctatgttctagCTGGTTGGGAAGGTAGTGCACATGATTCTCGTATTTTAAGTGATGCACTTTCATGCCCAAGAGGATTAAGAATTCCGGAAGGTAAGAATTATAAATCATTAAATACCAAATATTTTTCGTAAGCTCgtaatttattagtaataattatgttttataaaattgTAGGTAAATTTTATCTTGCTGATGCTGGATATGGCATCTGAAATGGATATATTACCCCATATCGTGGTGTCcgatatcatttaaaagagtttagtgCTCAGGGGCCTGAAAATACAAAGGAACTCTTTAATCTTCGTCATTCATCATTGCGAATCACTATTGAACGTGTTTTTGGAATTTTGAATAAACTTTTTCGTATATTAGATGCTGAACCATTTTGGAGTTTTCAAACTCAAGTAGATATATTTTTGGCTTGTtgtatcattcataatcatataatgggagttgatcctagtgatttacttaatcaaggattatacGAGGAGCCTGAATCTGATTTGATAATACCAACTCTTATGGAGtgagaagaaagagaaaaagcaagagaatggtctgctaagagagatgaaattgcacaaactatgtagactgattatatggctagaaatattagGTAGGTTTAGGACTTAGGGCTAttgtttctatgttatgtatgttttagtattaaaattttattttatttttgttaatgttggttggataatgatattgaaattttagtttgttggattttgaaattatcATGTCTTAAATTTgttagatattgaatttattatgtttAACCTCAttggatattgaaatgattgacaatgaAAATTATTAATGTAGAATGGGTAAGGCAACAAAGAAAGGACCTCCAAGCAATTCAGGTGGACAAAACCAATAAAACATCTTTTTCTTGAAATTCAAGCAAAGGATGCCCAGAAAGGAAATAAGCCTTCTAACACTTTCAAAGCAGTTTCTATTAATCGAGTTGTCGAAGCTATTTCTGAAAGATTTCAAGTCCAATGTGATGCGAAGCATGTGGAAAATCATTTTAGGACTGTAAAAAATCAATGGCAGGTTATATGTACAATTCGGGGTGAAAGTGGTTTTGGATGGGATGATAACATAAAAATGATCACATGTGATAGAGCGACATATGATGCAGCAGTGATggtaatatatgcatatatatgttaagtatatttcaattgttttttacttgttattctaattgtgtataatatccaacaggcacacaagaagtatgaaccatttttgaataaaagcattgatcattatgatgaaatggTTTTGGTTGTTGGCAAAGATATGACAATAGGGAGTTTTGCCAGAACATTTGTTGACATAAATTTGGATGATGGTAACCAAAACTTAATGCCTATAGATTGCGACAATGAAGAGACTGAAGAGGTAAGAACAACAGTATCTTCATCTGGCACATCCAAACGTAAAAGAAAAAATGCTCAAGAAAGTGTCGTtgatgaacaaattaaatttgCGGGTGAACAACTTGGCAAGATTGCTAATGCTTTGGAACAATTTACTGCGGATAAAACACCACATCTTTACGAAGAAGTGATGTCGATGGAGGTAAAAGGATTTGATGATGACTTCCTATGTTCTGTGTTTGATTATCTAGTGAGTCGTGAATCTGAGGCCAAAGtttttttagttaaaagtaagaagcatagaaaaatttggcttcaaaaattttctcaaggttgaagatattgatacttttaatgtggtgtaatattagttatgcacttggataatattgttattatcatgtggtgtactactaattatgcatttggataatattattaatttctaatATTAATTGTAgtttggaagctaatttataattattcaatccttgttttattttttataacacaattagaaataatttatttgactttcgttgtttttaatttattatatatttaatttgatttatttatttataaataaatcattgcaatatatgtaaaaacaatttaaaatataaatttattaatatacgTAAAAACAACTTTTTCGGAGAATATTTTCAGGAAATCTGccaaacaatagaaaatattttacacagattcatcctaacaccagaaaagtaaatcatttccagaaaagtaaatcattttccagaaatcatttttcGAAAAATATTTTACTAGCAAACAAACGGAACAGACTAATTCAAGATTTTATCTGTAATTTTAAGGTttagtaaaatattaataaaaatgggGGAGTACATGTAGGCGTTCAGTCCAACTATAGAAAACAAAATTAACAACCACTTTACTTAATTTCATATTATTCCACAAGTCATTTTTCAActttgaattatatatattttattctaGCCCTTAAATTCATCCAGAGATTACACTTATAAATTCGAGAATTTATAATTTTCCtcattttaagaaattttatcctCAAAATTTAAGAATGTGCCTTTTCGAAATAATTAGAGATATTATTGTCTCATCGTTTTTTCACTTTCTTCTACTCTATGGTTTCTCCATAGTATTTTGACCAATAAAATGTGCTTGTTCCTTAATTCTTTTACTTCTTGAGCTAATATTACCATTGACTTTTTTTATATGCCTTTTCGAAATAATTAGAAATATTATTGTCTCATCGTTTTTTCACTTTCTTCTATTCTATGGTTTCTCCATAGTATTTTGACCAATGAAATGTGCTTGCTCCTTAATTCTTTTACTTCTTGAACTAATATTACCATTGACTTTTTTTATATGTCAAATCTAGTTATAAATCAATTGACGTTATTGATATAAAATGTGAAGCTAAATTGTAAGCAACCGACTCACACATTCAAGGAT
This window of the Gossypium arboreum isolate Shixiya-1 chromosome 12, ASM2569848v2, whole genome shotgun sequence genome carries:
- the LOC128285213 gene encoding uncharacterized protein LOC128285213, translated to MITCDRATYDAAVMAHKKYEPFLNKSIDHYDEMVLVVGKDMTIGSFARTFVDINLDDGNQNLMPIDCDNEETEEVRTTVSSSGTSKRKRKNAQESVVDEQIKFAGEQLGKIANALEQFTADKTPHLYEEVMSMEVKGFDDDFLCSVFDYLVSRESEAKVFLVKSKKHRKIWLQKFSQG